The Vidua macroura isolate BioBank_ID:100142 chromosome 29, ASM2450914v1, whole genome shotgun sequence genome segment taaattattattaagtAATTCGACCCAACTTTGACAAACTCCGAAGTTGTAGAAAGAAATGGGGATCCTTTTCTGTGTAAGactggaaatacattttaataaaaccaGACATCAATGACTTAAATGAACCTTAGAGCAGGTAGAAATCCCCAACAAATCTAAATTATTTCAAGCAGAAATAACCATATTTGAAATCTCCAGGTTTATTTTACGATATTTGAAATCTCCAGGCGTGTTTTATGAAATCTGCTAGCAAACTGAATTTCCTGCAGAGCCAACCCAAGCAAGGTGAATTTTGCTGGCTCCAAAAAGATCTGCttggtgtttgttttcccttcgATCAGAAAACAATTCACTCAGGGGTTCCTGACAAGgacaaagataaaaaaaccccagggaTTTATCTCTGTAACTACCACAGTTTTCCCGAGAAACCCCCCAAATTCCAAATACGGTTTAATGTAAATTCTTCTTTATATTGTTGAGGTGTTTACTTCGCCCTAATGAAGGTGAATAATGCTGGGGTGACCTTCATCTCCAAACCCTGTTTTGCTGTTTACTCCCATCCCAAGGGAGGATAATGACAGGCAGCACGTCAGGAGTTCTGGACCTTTCTCTAAATTTGGAATATCAAAGCCTTCATTAAgacttattaaatattttcgGGCACAAAGAgatttattatttcaatattaACAGCACTTTGCTACGCCCCGCTGTTATGTAACACCAGCTCCAAAAAACGTGGATTGGGGTGTCCTGTTTCCTGGCTTTATTAAAGTTGTAATTTATAGCTTCGGAATTGGGTCTcagggagatttttttcccccctctaaaAATACATCCTGGACGTGCCATTTCAATGCTTGCAGGCCAATTTTCTGGCTAAATCAATATTTTCTGGCTGAATCAATAATATCCCCTGGCACGGCGGCTCCAAATCAAAGAGCCGCTCCTTCCCCCTTTGGAAGTCACAGGAAATGTTGGCAGGGATGTTCCACGTGTCATTAGGAGTGATGAAATTCGTAAAAAACACAGCTTGTGCGTACCTTCCACGACTATtccaggggagaaaaaagcacaacaaaGCACATTCAGCCTCCCAAAACTGCCGCGTTCGGAATTCCGCGGGACTTTGCTGATCCTGAGGAGTCGCCGCTGTCCCCAAAAGCGCAAATTCAGCGCGATGATGGCGAGGCTTAATTGCGCTGAGTGGTTTTGGGATGAAAGGGACGTGGTGGGCGGAGCCTTCCAGTGACAGCGCTGGACCCTGGGGAGCATCGGGATATCGatgaggggaggaaaaggggtTGGGAATTGGGGCTGAGCCAGATGCGTGTGGGGTGCGCGGGCGGGACCGGGAGCTCCATAAAAACCCCGCATCCCTGCGGAGAAACCATTCCCTCCTCCGGCCTTCTCCTCATTGCAGCCGAGGGTAAGTGGGAGCAGGTTTGGGAAATCCCAGTGGATGATGAAGGGATGGTTTGGGGGCTcttcccccttcttttttttttccctgctaatCTACAAATTCTGCAGCCAAGAATTGAGATTGTGATTTAGGAGTCCTTCCTGTGCAAAACAATCTTTCCTCCCTGGATTTTGAATGGCTGGGTGTTTGAAGCAGCCTCAGTCCTGCACGgatccccttttcccctcacgTCATTGTCTCAGCGCAGCTCTGAGGATTTTCCAGCCTTGCTTTGCCTCAGGGTCGCATTTCACAGCCCCATTTTTCAGTGGCGCAGTGTGGGAAGGCACAGGATGGAGGATTAGGGGGAAGAACTGGCGCTAAATTCGGGATGGAGCGATGGATGAGGGCATTGGGCAGTGGCTTGCTGcctcttccttccctgcagcGCTTACTCGGGGTTTACTCATTGTCGGGACTCACCTCACGggctttttctcccttccagcCTCGCCTCCCTCGAGCCCCAAGATGACTTTCTGCTACCAGCGGCAGTGTGAGGATTCCTGCTACTCCCCCTGCAGCTACGGGACCGTCTTCAGCTCCCGCAGCTACGACTGCGGCAGCCCCTGTGGCTACCAGGGCTACTACGGGAGGCTCTGTGGCTACCGCGACTACCGGCCGTCCTTCAGCCCCCGCTACTGCTCCCCCTACTCCTCCCGCTACTTCCAGAGATACTCCTACGGCAGCTGCTACCCCTGCTACCAGTGCTGAGCCCGGCCCAGGCAGGAAGAACCCCCAAATCCGCCCTGAAGGCTCCTGGGTGGATTTTGCTCCTGGGTGGAATTTGCTCCTGCGTGGATTTTGCTCCGGCTCagccgcggcggcggctgcggatCCCTGAGGGTTTGGGATCTCTTCCATGCCTGCTGCTACTCTGATTAATTGGCTTTTCTAGCTCTTCCTTCTCAGTCTTTTGGGatgaggtttttgtttgtcCTGAGGAGCGGGAGCCTCGTCTGGCTGTGCTGACAGCTCCGCTCCTCTCCAACACCAGCTTTACTCCCCAAACCTCCAAAAcgctttccccccccccccccctttttttctctgccctcCCTGGGTTTGGTGGTGTAAAGGAAACTTGGGTTTAATATTTGTAACAAATCGCTCTTTTAtagccctttcccagctcagtTTAGTGAAACCTGTCCTAGGGATGAATTTCTCACTTAACTGCCTTTGAAACGCTGCCAAAAAACCGAAAAATCATCCAATCAGCTCCATTTCGTTGGGCTGGAAACAAGTGGAAaagtttgaaaacagaaaatcgACAGCTAAATTTGCACCAATGAAACCAGGGGATTTTCTGCGCATATAAATCCCTAAAttctttctgctctctgtgctaTTTTAGATTGTGATTGTGAGCTTTACTCTCATTAAAAACGCTGCAGCATCATGAAATGGCCCTGGTTTGCTTTTTCtggctttctgcttttcccGGACACAGATTTTTGTCTGCAGCTCGATGATTTACAGGGTCACACCACACCTTGGGGCCTTTCTGAAACTCCTTCCAAGCTCAGCTGGACCTGCGCCCGCATTGTGCACACCAATAGCGATGCAGTAGAACCTCAGAAAATGAATTCCAAATCCCGAATTTCCTAGGAAATATTTGGAAACATTCCTTTAAATTAGCTTTCGCCTCCCAGCGGGTGTGCAGGCATTGGACGCAACAGCAGCTGTAAATCACTGAGGCACGGACCGGCTgctaattaattaaattttgggGGATAACACCAGAAACTGGGGGGAAATCCCCTCTTTCTGCCGAGCTTTtgtgctggccctgcctgtGATTTTCCCATCTTTCCGGATGGAGAGACCCGATCTGttacacagcagaaaaattcaattttcagaggggaaaatgtTACTTTCCCTCCACCCCAGGCTCTGTTGGAATGACAATGGAAGTGTGACGTTCCCAGGCTTTTCCACCGCGTCCTGGGGATGAGGAGAGACTCAAATTATTAATCACGGAGGTGTCTCAGAGTCTGGGCACAAAAGAACTTGGAAAGCTCAATTAAACCCTCGAACCGTCATTGTGAGCGTAAGTGAACAGGCAGAGGCAATCTCGGCATCCCAGaatttgggatggggaggaaCCTCAGGAGACCTCCCCGGGCACAGTCCCGccaagggaacagagctggatTAGGCTCAGCGCAAAATATGAGTGCAAAACCCATGGAAAACCTTTCCCAGTAAAACTGGGGCTTGTATTCCCAGCaaatttctgggaatttctAGGCTGGAGCTTTCCTAAAGCTTTTGGTGAATTTTGTGGAATTTATCCACTCAGAAGCCCAGCTCAAGTTGCTGTTCAAGCCATATCCTGGTCTCTAAATTCAGCTTCAAGCAGtcataatttcagtattttctttacCTAGCTCTAATCAATAAAGTCCGGGGAGTTACAGAAAAATTCCCGAATAAAAACTGGAAAGCTTTATGTGTCTCAGGATGCACAAGTGAGACCAcatgagaataaaataaattctactGTCGCAGCCCTACAGACAGATTTAGCTACTTTAACAAGGGTCCAGTTAAAGAAAGAGTTAAAATTCATGgaattttacatatattttgttCACTCCAGGAAGTCTAGGGATAAAACTAGAAATAAATCCAGATTTGGAGGATGAGGAGATGAAGCAGTTCGTGGCTGTTCATGCGGAGCCACAATTGAATGGAAAGTTTGAAAGgtataaaataaattctgactAAAGCAAACATCGAACTGCCTCAACTTGTAACTTTGAAGTGACTCTTTCAATAATGAAGCAGCTGAGAAGAGAATGGTGCTTTAAATAGATTAATAACAGcttataaatacataaaacagTTACGGGCGTCTGCGAGGTGCTTTGAACTGCCAAAATCATCGACTGTGGAGAAAAGTGAAGACATTGTAACTTTTGCTGAAGGAAcacaaaggaataaataaattaattgatCATTTTCCCTTCAAGCCTGTCCCTTGCAATAGGGATAATGATTCATTTCCATCCTTTGTGTGCTCTCACAAAACACACGCCCTGTCCATTAATGTGTCATTCATGGATGATAAATGTTGGGCCTTGAGCTTCATCtggggaagaatttcttcctgggaAGGGTGGTCAGGACtagaaggggctgcccagggaggtttggagtccccacccctggaattgtccaaggaACAAGTGGAAATGGCACTTGGAGCCCTGGGCCAGGTGACACGGTGGGGATAGATCAAAAACTGGATGAAGATCTCGGAGGTTTTTAAAACCTGAATGATTCTGGGATCCTGTGGAGATATCCCAGCTCAACACGGACAATCAGAGGAGCAAACCGagaaaaatgaaccaaaatcCAAGCGGTTGCAGCAATGCAGATTCTTTATTGTGGATGAAAAGGCCACAGGCGGTGTCAGCAAGAGACAAACCAGCAGCAAGGCATTGGAAACACGAAAATCCCAAGGCAGCAGCgaggcccagcccagggctccaACCCAGAGATTGCCCCTTCCCAGGGCAAGTTCGGGGCTCGGAGCAGGGcggagcagggcagagcctcagcccaggctgggcacagagggCTGGTGTGGCAGAGAGGGGGCAGCTTTtggaggcagtgctgggagccccAAAGGTGCCAGCCGAGGCTCTGCAGGGTCACCTGGCAGTGACGGGGACCCTGCAGCTCCCGGGGCTGCTGGGCCGGCcctgagcaggggctgcagcttcACCCCGGCTCAGGCGGCACAAgacagcaggggctgctggaggagcccgCGGGCAGGGGCAGCGCTGAACTccgctgggatttggggcttaGCAGGGCCCACAGGAGCCCCCGAAGGACCTGGACCCACGGCCACAGATCCCAGAGCCCCCAAAACCGCCAAAGCTGCCAtaacccccaaaacctccataGCCCCCAAAGCCCCCAAGGCCCCCAAAGGCCCCATAGCCCCCACGGCTTCCAAAGGCGCCCCCGGAGCCGGCTCCCACGTAGGGAGCTCCGGCCGAGCCCACAGTGCTCTGCTgcgggaaggagctgaggatgggccCGGGGAAGGTGACCACCGAGGCCGGGGGCTGGATGACCACCGTGGAGTCGGGGCACTGCCGCACGCAGGGCTCGTTGCAGGTGTCAGCCAGAGGGGCCGGGGTGACCACCCCgcagctggggacacacaggctggagcaggacatCCTTCGGCTCGGCTGGCAAAGCTGCAAGACAAGGCACAGCCACGGCTCACACCAAGGACTCGGCccaaagccctgctgctctTGCCCACCTGCTCCCCGTGGCCCAGGACTCGCTCACGATCATCCCAGGCCTTCCCAGCAAGGCCCTGGCACGGCTGGCATGGCTCCTGGAATCCCCTGCTACCCTCACCACCCCCGGCTCTCGCCTGCCCATGGCAATGAAGAAAAACTCCCTCATCCAAATCACCAGGCTCCCAGAGGCCTTGAGCCCACTGGTGTTACCCCAAGCACCCCAACCCTGacctgggacagctgctgcagcacggGCACAGAGATTCCTCGGGAAATGGCAGCAAAGATTCCCTGGGGAAggcacagaggaggaaggggggacggagggaagagggaaggctCGGACTCACCACAGCGATCAATGAGCAGAGTCAAGTGGGGAGAGctggatggagccctgtggagcCCTCGGACCTTTTATACAGCCCGGAGTGCCTGGGGCACTGTCCAGGGGGTTGGGGCAAACCCAAGTAATTAGGAATTCAAGCGGACAAGTAAAGTGACACAGCTAATGATGGGGAACATTTCTTTGTCATCCCCTTTTTGCAGATATTGGTGTGCAAACGTGTCTGGACCGATGAGAGGAACAGCCATGGCCTATCATTACATGACAgccagggtgctgctggagctcagctcaCAGCCCAAATAAACCCTGCTCTGTCCTTAATCCCTCACTTTGCTTACAAAGAATCCCGAGTATCCTTTGGGACGCGATGTGCCCAGCCCCGCCACCCTGAGCCCCAGCTCGGCCGTGCCCGTGAGCCAGCCGAGCCCAGCTGGGCCTGTCCTGGGCCACgggcagagccagcctggctctggggggCTCGGCCAAGAGGCCCTGGGCCAGCCCTTGGGGCCAGCTGGGCAATGCAGCCCCTCCAGGAGGGCTCGGCCAGGGCCCAGCTGGCAGACACGGGGTGGGAGGAGCCGCAGGGACCCGGCCCCGCTGCTGCCCTTCGGCCCCTCCCGTGGTGT includes the following:
- the LOC128820549 gene encoding claw keratin-like → MSCSSLCVPSCGVVTPAPLADTCNEPCVRQCPDSTVVIQPPASVVTFPGPILSSFPQQSTVGSAGAPYVGAGSGGAFGSRGGYGAFGGLGGFGGYGGFGGYGSFGGFGGSGICGRGSRSFGGSCGPC